In Candidatus Eremiobacterota bacterium, a genomic segment contains:
- the gyrB gene encoding DNA topoisomerase (ATP-hydrolyzing) subunit B yields MNDYTGEQIEVLKGIDPVRKRPGMYIGNTAERGLHQLVYEVVDNAVDEALAGFARTISVIIYKDGSVSVEDDGRGIPIDMHPDEKMPAVEVAMTILHAGGKFGKGGYKVSGGLHGVGVSVVNALSERMTTRVTRDGARWEITFERGVTVQKLKKVGRAEGSGTYQWFKPDPTIFETLDFSWKILENRLRELAFLNRGLSITLRDERPEEGPKERTYMYEGGIVSFVEWLNENKESLTPVISTNGERDDVVVECAFQWQDGYNEVVYSYANNINTIEGGMHLTGFRTAVSGKVNEYARKRGMLKDSDANLSTDDCMEGLTAIVSVKLQEPQFEGQTKTKLGNAKIRPLVYALVTERLEFFLEENPKYARAIVDKCMQAQRAREAAKKARDLTRRKNVLEGSGLPGKLVDCKTTNPSESEIFLVEGDSAGGTAKGGRDPNTQAILPLRGKILNVEKARLDKMLSNEEIRTMITALGTGFGEEFNADKLRYHKIIIMTDADVDGSHIRTLLLTFFYRQMRQLVERGYVYIAQPPLYGVKKGKRQEWAFNEAELNAIFDGTDPKDWTIQQFKGLGEMDAEQLADTTMDPRTRRLKQVTLEGEGEQGEAEKMFTTLMGEKVEPRKLFIQEHARTVRNLDL; encoded by the coding sequence ATGAACGACTACACCGGCGAACAGATCGAGGTCCTAAAGGGCATCGATCCGGTTCGCAAGCGCCCCGGGATGTACATCGGCAACACGGCCGAGCGCGGACTCCACCAGCTCGTTTACGAGGTCGTCGACAACGCCGTCGACGAGGCGCTCGCAGGCTTCGCGCGCACCATCTCGGTGATCATCTACAAGGACGGCTCGGTCTCGGTCGAAGACGACGGCCGCGGGATCCCGATCGACATGCACCCCGACGAGAAGATGCCGGCGGTCGAGGTCGCGATGACGATCCTGCACGCCGGCGGGAAGTTCGGCAAGGGCGGCTACAAAGTCTCGGGCGGCCTGCACGGCGTCGGCGTCTCGGTCGTGAACGCGCTCTCCGAGCGCATGACGACGCGCGTGACGCGCGACGGCGCGCGGTGGGAGATCACGTTCGAGCGCGGTGTGACGGTGCAGAAGCTCAAGAAGGTCGGCCGCGCCGAAGGGTCCGGGACCTATCAGTGGTTCAAGCCCGACCCGACGATCTTCGAGACGCTCGACTTCTCGTGGAAGATCCTGGAGAACCGCTTGCGCGAGCTGGCGTTTCTCAACCGCGGGCTCTCGATCACGCTGCGCGACGAGCGGCCCGAAGAGGGTCCCAAAGAGCGCACCTACATGTACGAGGGCGGGATCGTCTCATTCGTCGAGTGGCTCAACGAGAACAAGGAGTCGCTCACCCCGGTCATCTCGACCAACGGCGAGCGCGACGACGTCGTCGTCGAATGCGCCTTCCAGTGGCAGGACGGTTACAACGAGGTCGTCTACTCGTACGCCAACAACATCAACACGATCGAAGGCGGGATGCACCTGACCGGGTTTCGCACCGCGGTCTCCGGCAAGGTGAACGAATACGCGCGCAAGCGCGGGATGCTGAAAGATTCGGACGCGAACCTCTCGACCGACGACTGCATGGAAGGGCTCACCGCGATCGTCTCGGTGAAGCTGCAGGAGCCGCAGTTCGAAGGCCAGACGAAGACCAAGCTCGGTAACGCCAAGATCCGCCCGCTGGTCTACGCGCTGGTCACCGAACGGCTCGAGTTCTTTCTCGAAGAAAATCCGAAGTACGCGCGCGCCATCGTCGACAAGTGCATGCAGGCGCAGCGCGCGCGCGAGGCGGCGAAGAAAGCGCGCGACCTCACCCGGCGCAAGAACGTGCTCGAGGGGAGCGGCCTGCCCGGCAAGCTGGTCGACTGCAAGACGACGAACCCGTCCGAGTCCGAGATCTTCCTCGTCGAGGGCGACTCCGCCGGCGGAACCGCGAAGGGCGGGCGCGATCCGAACACGCAAGCGATCCTGCCGCTGCGCGGAAAGATTCTCAACGTCGAGAAGGCGCGGCTCGACAAGATGCTCTCGAACGAAGAGATCCGCACGATGATCACCGCGCTGGGCACCGGCTTCGGCGAAGAGTTCAACGCCGACAAGCTGCGCTACCACAAGATCATCATCATGACCGACGCCGACGTAGACGGCTCGCACATCCGCACGCTCCTGCTCACGTTCTTCTACCGGCAGATGCGCCAGCTGGTCGAGCGCGGCTACGTCTACATCGCGCAGCCGCCGCTCTACGGGGTGAAGAAGGGGAAGCGCCAGGAGTGGGCGTTCAACGAGGCGGAGCTGAACGCGATCTTCGACGGCACCGATCCCAAAGACTGGACCATCCAGCAGTTCAAGGGCCTCGGCGAGATGGACGCCGAGCAGCTGGCCGACACTACGATGGACCCGCGCACACGCCGGCTCAAGCAGGTAACGCTAGAGGGCGAGGGTGAGCAAGGTGAAGCTGAAAAGATGTTCACCACCTTGATGGGTGAGAAGGTCGAGCCGCGCAAGCTCTTCATCCAAGAGCACGCTCGCACGGTTCGAAACCTGGATCTCTAG